In one Thermoanaerobacterales bacterium genomic region, the following are encoded:
- a CDS encoding penicillin-binding protein 2 has product MGRSHPRRVRSLFLALLACFGLLIWRLGVIQVAQHDLYAGARLEQGTAAVPLESEPRGRILDRNLAPLAGGVPEECVVIIPALMKDADHVVRRLAAVLGRPVSEVRSQMGKPGALPYSLSPSQRRALAAHQWEGVYVLPVTVRYPTPSLAAHVLGFTGPVAGRDEIAALSRAGSKSYGLGDRVGKAGLELAYEQDLKGSRPARTARVFVDARGRPLQGLGLVVTEGAPDGRHDLVLTLDRRVQAAVEEVLDRHGVRGAAAVLDVGNGDLLAVASRPGFDPRAPGKAAKKDGDPFVNRALALYQPGSVFKLVVAAAALEEGLVTPESVFRCEGRSEQLIPCWNGAGHGELTFGRAFAESCNPTFAKVALRLGAERLAAFSRRLGLEDDGIIGLPVKHDPRQDLSAIARPYNLVNASIGQGPVLLNAVQAAGLAATFANGGTYFRPRLVAEVRSGGKVLRRLPPDQGRPAVSSGTAAAMRRLMTLVTTEGNGRSAWVPGWGSAGKTGTAELGDGCTNAWFVGYTPLARPRYAIAVFIEGGVSGGEAAGPVFREIADRLLACAPKPGARAGDGLSTQVPLL; this is encoded by the coding sequence GTGGGGCGTTCCCATCCCCGGCGTGTACGGAGCCTTTTTCTGGCGCTCCTCGCGTGCTTCGGGCTGCTTATATGGCGCCTCGGTGTCATCCAGGTGGCCCAGCATGACCTTTACGCAGGTGCCCGCCTGGAACAGGGCACGGCGGCCGTGCCTTTGGAGAGCGAGCCGCGGGGGCGTATCCTGGACCGCAACCTGGCGCCCCTTGCCGGAGGCGTCCCCGAGGAATGCGTGGTGATAATCCCTGCGTTAATGAAGGACGCCGACCATGTAGTGCGCCGGCTGGCCGCCGTCCTTGGGCGGCCGGTATCCGAGGTCCGCTCGCAAATGGGGAAGCCGGGCGCTCTGCCGTACAGCCTCTCGCCTTCACAGCGGAGGGCCCTGGCCGCACACCAGTGGGAAGGGGTCTACGTCCTGCCCGTTACCGTTCGGTACCCCACGCCATCCCTGGCCGCGCACGTCCTGGGTTTCACCGGTCCTGTAGCCGGCCGTGACGAGATCGCAGCTTTGTCGAGGGCGGGAAGCAAGAGCTACGGTCTGGGCGACCGGGTAGGGAAGGCGGGACTTGAACTGGCCTACGAGCAGGACCTGAAGGGCAGCCGGCCCGCCCGCACGGCACGGGTCTTCGTCGACGCCCGGGGCCGCCCGCTTCAAGGACTGGGCCTGGTGGTCACGGAAGGGGCGCCGGACGGGCGCCATGACCTCGTCCTCACCCTTGACCGTCGCGTGCAGGCCGCGGTGGAGGAAGTCCTTGACCGCCACGGCGTGCGGGGCGCCGCGGCAGTGCTTGACGTCGGTAACGGGGACCTTCTGGCGGTAGCCTCGCGGCCGGGGTTTGACCCGCGCGCCCCCGGCAAGGCCGCGAAGAAGGATGGAGATCCCTTCGTGAACCGCGCTCTGGCCTTGTACCAGCCCGGCTCGGTCTTTAAGCTGGTGGTGGCGGCTGCGGCGCTCGAGGAAGGCCTGGTCACTCCTGAAAGCGTTTTCCGCTGTGAAGGCCGCTCCGAGCAGTTGATTCCGTGCTGGAACGGCGCCGGTCACGGTGAACTCACTTTCGGCCGTGCCTTCGCCGAATCGTGCAATCCGACCTTCGCCAAGGTTGCGCTCCGCCTTGGCGCGGAGCGTCTGGCGGCCTTTAGCCGGCGCCTGGGGCTGGAGGATGACGGCATCATCGGCCTGCCCGTGAAACATGACCCGCGGCAGGACTTGAGCGCCATCGCACGGCCGTACAATCTGGTTAACGCCAGTATCGGTCAGGGGCCGGTCCTCCTCAACGCCGTACAGGCCGCCGGGTTGGCCGCCACCTTTGCCAACGGGGGGACATATTTCCGGCCGCGCCTGGTGGCGGAGGTACGGTCGGGTGGCAAGGTCCTGCGGCGGCTGCCGCCTGATCAAGGCCGCCCCGCGGTGTCGTCCGGTACAGCCGCCGCCATGCGCCGCCTTATGACACTCGTAACCACTGAAGGGAACGGCAGGAGTGCCTGGGTCCCCGGCTGGGGCAGCGCGGGGAAAACCGGTACCGCGGAACTCGGCGACGGCTGTACGAACGCCTGGTTTGTGGGCTATACGCCTCTGGCCCGGCCGCGCTACGCCATCGCCGTCTTCATCGAGGGGGGCGTCAGCGGCGGT